Below is a genomic region from bacterium.
ACCAAGGCCCCGGACCACATCGCGCAGCAAATTACATTGATGATTCCATGAATGTGATGGAGTGGCAGAAACAAGGGGATTCTGTCAGAAGCTTGCCATTTCCATGCCTCTACCAGACTTTCGATCTGAGCTTCAATATTGGCATGCGTTGTAAGAACACCCTTGGGTTTATCGGTCGTGCCACTGGTATACAAAATCATTGCAGGGCGTGTACTTTTTATGGCCGGAAGAACTATTTCTTTTTTTGTGTGATGTGATTCGATGACCAACAAACGCACATTTAATTTGTTGCATAAATCACTGATCTCATGTTTCAGTTCTTGAGTGGTAATTACTATGCTTGTGTTTGAATCGCTAAGAGAGTATTCCCATTCAGGCTGGGTGGCAGAAAGGCATAGGGGCAACATAATACCCCCAGCTCGCCAAATAGCCCATTGAACACATACAAAATCTGAATCGGCAGGGATGAACATCGCAACGGTGGAACTGTTTAAGTCACTTTCGTTTTCCAGTAGTTGTGCTGCTAATTGCTCAGATCGATCCAGCAGGTGTTGGTAGGTTTGTTCGCTGGATTCGTTTTTAAAAGCTATGGAATTGCGATGCAGCATTGCTCGTTTTATAATCGGTAGTTCGCTCATGTTCATCCAAAAATAGTGCGTATGAAAATAAAAATAACTGAAGGGCCAAGCAGGCACCCAAGCCCGGTATAGAAAGTTGCAGTCATCGCGCCATAAGGCACCAGCTTTGGATCCGTCGCTGCCAATCCCGCCATCACTCCGCTGTTGGTTCCCATTATTCCCCCAAAGATCATCGCTGCTCGAGGGTTATCTAATCCAATGTATTTGGCTAGGAATGGTGTAAGTATCATCACCAAAATTGCTTTAACCAAACCTGCCGCAACGCTTAATGCAATTACTTCGGAAGTTGCCCCTATGGCACTACCCGTCACTGGGCCGACAATATAAGTTGCAGAGCCCGCGCCAATCGTTGTAATACTGATTGCATCGCGGTAACCAAAAGAATATGCAACAGTTCCTCCAACTAAGAATGATAAGGTAATTCCTGTTAACAAAGAAAGTATTCCAACTAGACCGCTTTTGCCAAACTCTTCAGCTTTTACCCCAAATGCAGTTGCAACGATTGCTAAATCTCGAAGCATTGCGCCACCCATTAATCCAATGCCAGAAAGGGCGGCAATATCTGCGATACCTTGTTTTCCGTTCGTAATAATGCCCCCAATGCATGCCATGACTAACCCGATAAATATTGCGATTGCAGAGCCATGCAGACGGCCTCTTGTAAGTCGATCTGATAAAAAGTAAGAGATCCAGACCGTTGATCCCATGATGGCAAATGCGACTAATAAAGAATTCTTAATTAATACGATTTCCAATGATTGAAACGCACTTGGCATGAATCAACCCTTTGCAGGTGAATTAGAGTTTCCCGCTTTTACAAAAAAACCAACAAGTGCAAAGCTTGCCCCCACGGTTAAAGTGCCTGCAAGTAGTGCAACCGCCCCGCCTTGTAACGCTGCTAATACATTCTGGCTTGCAGCCATTGCTACGACGATTGGAATATAAATGGATCCCCAGAATGCAATTCCCGCTTCGGTGGGGGGCTTCATTCGCCCGCTGCGTTGCAGATAATCGCAGCTTATTATCAATAAAAGCATGGAGATGCCGACTCCACCAATATCCGCGTCAACTCCTGCAAGATTGCCTAGCATTCTGCCCATGGTCAAGCCCAATAGTAGGCATATTGAAAGTAATGCGGTTCCGTAAATGATCATGAATGCTCCAGATGTTTTTGCAGATGCAATGATACCATTTTTGTGCCCTGCGGGAAGCCATTTAGTGTTTTAGAAGGAAATGGATGGCATGCCAAAAGCTGAGAGATAAGGTGAATAAGTGTCTAACAAATAAAATATTTGATTGCGCGGAACTTTATTTAAGTTCAAGCGTCTAATAAGTGTATCTTTGCGAGAAAGTTTTAGCACTTCTAACTCTTGGAGGATTTTATGATTCGCACTTTTGTATCAATGCTTGCGCTCAGCGTAGCGTTTTTGTTTGTCACCGCAGATTGTTCTGCACAAAATCAAACCAAGGCCAAGAATAATCAAATGGTCGCTGGTACGATTAAATCTATCGATATTGCCAAAGGCATTTTGGTCATTAATCAAAAAGTAGGAAACGAAAAAGTCGACCGCGAGTTGAGCATCAGCGAAGATGTTGAATTTGATGTTGCGGGAAAGTTGTCTTCGGGTGTTGCTGGAATGGAGCTTCTTAAAGTTGGCGCCAGTGTAAAAATTAAATGCGATAAAGATGTTAAAGTTCTCAAAGTTACTTCGAAGTAACGTTTGAATTAATAAACTCAAGCGAAGCTGAATTCTATCAGCTTCGCTTTTTTGTTTGGTAGAAAGAAAAAGCGATCGAGAATTAACTTTTAGAGAAACTTGTATTTCTGCAAGTTCAATGGATCTATGATGAACCGGAGCAACGGGCCCTTCTAGTCGGCCGGTGTTTCGCATCGGGGCCGGTCAGGTTGAACTGGGCGTCCTGAACTAGAGTGTTGTACGCCGCTGGGTCCTGATCGCGGATGGCCTGCCATTGCTTCTTTGATGCTGCCTCCACTTTTCGCCCTTCGTTTAATTGACATCCTTCCCGAGTTCTTTCATGGCCGCTTTTACGCGCTCGGGCTTCCAGTACCCGATCGGGTCGAAGATTTGCGTCCCAGGGTACATCTTCATCATTTCGTCTATCTGCTTTGCCGAGAGGGCAGCCTTGCCGACCCGCATCATCTGCATCCGCTCCTTCCTGGGCACCAAGGCCAGTCCCTTGGCGGTCACGTCGGTCATCCCGACATAGAGATTGTCCAGCTCCGTCATCCCTTCGAGCGCAGCCATCCCCTTGTCGGTAATCCTGGTGCCGTCCAGGCCTAGGTCGTGCAGTTTCGTCAGCCCGGCGAGCGATGGCATCCCGTTGTCGGTGACCTTGGTCCTGTTAAGCACCAGTGACTTCAGATTCTTCATGCCCTCCAAGGCGCGTGTGTCGTCGTCGCCGAAATTCGTGCCTAATAGAAATAGATCTTCCATCTTAGACAAGCCGGCCAGATGCACCCACCCGGCAGGGGTGATCGTTTTGCTGTTCGTCCAGAATCGCTTCATCTCTTTCATCTGGCCGATCCGTTTCATGCAGGCATCGTCGACGTAGTCCCCGAATAGAGTGAGTTGTTCCAGGCTCTCGACTCCATTGAGAAACTTTAGGAAGCCGGCCGGGGTGATGGCGGACTGGGTGTGGTTGAACGTCTTCAGCCCCTTAATCTGCGCGGCGTAACCGATGACCTCATCTGTCACGAGGTAATCGCCGAGGCTCAGATACGTCAGTTTCGTCAGTTTCGGCAGGATGGCGAACGCATCGGCCGGCACGTCGGACTTGTAAATCTCAAACCCCCTCAGGTTTGTCAGGGAGGCCAGGGCGGACATCCCGTCCTTCGTGTACTTTCCGTAGTAGATCGTGATCCGCTCCAACTCGGGCAGTTGACCGAGGAGGCGGAGGTTCTCGTCGGTGGCGTTGTTCGCCACTTCGCCGTTCTGAGCCAGCCCGAGATTGATCTGGGGCCCGCCACCTTTCGCGGAGATGGTCAGGCTGCCGACCAAGACCTTGTTCGCCTTGAGTTTCGCCAGAACGGCTTCGCGATCCGCAGGGGATAGCTTCGCCGGTTCGTCCGCAAGTGCGGAAGCCGTTGTTACAAACAGTAGCAGGGTGATGGCCGCAGGTCGAATAAGGTTCAGGGTTTTCATGTTTGCCTATGGGTTAGTTCGTTATCGCTAACTCATTGCTTTTTTGCGGGGATTCGCAACTCAATCTCATCGATCTGAAGCGGGGTTTTCGTCTCGAGAGTGCGCTGCAACTCGAGAAACTTGTTGCGTTGCGACCACGCGGTAGAGGCGAAGTCGTAATCTCTGTTTCGGTAAACATCGTTGTTC
It encodes:
- a CDS encoding AMP-binding protein — protein: MSELPIIKRAMLHRNSIAFKNESSEQTYQHLLDRSEQLAAQLLENESDLNSSTVAMFIPADSDFVCVQWAIWRAGGIMLPLCLSATQPEWEYSLSDSNTSIVITTQELKHEISDLCNKLNVRLLVIESHHTKKEIVLPAIKSTRPAMILYTSGTTDKPKGVLTTHANIEAQIESLVEAWKWQASDRIPLFLPLHHIHGIINVICCAMWSGALV
- the madM gene encoding malonate transporter subunit MadM — protein: MPSAFQSLEIVLIKNSLLVAFAIMGSTVWISYFLSDRLTRGRLHGSAIAIFIGLVMACIGGIITNGKQGIADIAALSGIGLMGGAMLRDLAIVATAFGVKAEEFGKSGLVGILSLLTGITLSFLVGGTVAYSFGYRDAISITTIGAGSATYIVGPVTGSAIGATSEVIALSVAAGLVKAILVMILTPFLAKYIGLDNPRAAMIFGGIMGTNSGVMAGLAATDPKLVPYGAMTATFYTGLGCLLGPSVIFIFIRTIFG
- the madL gene encoding malonate transporter subunit MadL codes for the protein MIIYGTALLSICLLLGLTMGRMLGNLAGVDADIGGVGISMLLLIISCDYLQRSGRMKPPTEAGIAFWGSIYIPIVVAMAASQNVLAALQGGAVALLAGTLTVGASFALVGFFVKAGNSNSPAKG